The following is a genomic window from Aphis gossypii isolate Hap1 chromosome X, ASM2018417v2, whole genome shotgun sequence.
CTTTTCTATGGCAATAGTTATGTATCATTTGACATTTCCTAATCTAATCATATAAAGAGTAACGATAAACACaactctaataaatattataaaaataaaattggaaatttGTAGGTACTTTGAACAATTAGTACAATTAGTAACATTGGTACATTATTACCGGTTTTTCGACGTCGTTCACCGTCCACCGAAGTTAGTCGCGTATCAGTTAtggttatacacttatacttaatataataatattggtattttttcGAGTTTTGACTCGTTTTTCCGTTAAAGAtggataatgaaaataaaacacccGTTATATTAGATGGAACATTTTTTGAAGTTGTAATTGTTAAGAACGAAATTGTAAAAGCAATATGTATGATATGTAAGGAACagaagaatgaaaaaaaaacaatatctgGTTCTTTTAAACACACTTCTAATTTCCGTACTCATATGAAGGcaagtttcaatttttttagttaaaggAGCAcacaacacaaataaaaaaattctttaaattttttttaaatgttaaattattgtagttatgGTTATATGAAATGATTTTGTGAAGAtacgatgtaaaaaaaaatattactttaagaGATATTAAGAGATGTAGAATAGCCGCGTGACGTCACTGGGCCGGACTCATCGTAATTGTCTATCTTATACGTGTAAAAGTTCCTTGCTTCACACAATGATTTCATCGTATTGCAATTCTGATACTTGCATAGTCTTAAACACATAAAACCACATATTtacatgtaaattaaattgcaaaaataaaatgtttaggttGATAAATCGTTGTGTGAAGCGAGGAACTTTTACACGTATAAGATAGGCGATTACGATGACTCCGGCCCAGTGACGTCACACGTCTTTTTTCAATTGCTcataacttattgaataatgTGAGTAAAAACGTAAAACCTATACCATTATCCTTAGAATTGAACattctttcaaataaaaaaacttattttttgtgttgtgTGCTCCTTTAATACAATatccattattaattaaaagagcgttgaattatgatttaatttttacttttcagaGGGttcattttactaaatttgaagaatttgaaaattatgtgaAGTCAAAGACGAATactcaaaagaaaaataataaaagtatgacAAATTCTAGacaattaaaagtaaacaatttattccCATCTAACATTGGAGGATTAAAGCAAACCCAATACGAAAACAATttggttaattttattgttaacaatATGAAACCCATATCCATAActgaaaataaagattttcaaaaacttattttgggtaagtacctattttaatcgcctatttatgataatttataaaatacacaaattatatttagtccaatttcaaataatatacttatttagatttagatccaaatataaaaatgatatctaGGAGAACAGTTGGTAGACGTATAAATGACAACTAcaacaatgttttaaatagtttaaaattattttttcaaacacattgtGAAGTCCGTGTTTGTACAACTGCTGACATTTGGTCGACGAAACATCGCAGTTTTATAGGCATTACAGCTCACTGggtaaagttaattattttacagccTGTAGCCGCTATAGGCTATAAAGCAAAAtgcacttatttttaattaaaaaaaaattattttcagatcGATGACAAAACATTAGGCCGTCATAGTTGTGTTCTAGCTTGCCAACGTTTTTTTGGTGCACatacatttgataaaattggAGAAATTATGGTAGATATATTtagcaaatttaatttaagtaatgatAACATAGTTTCTACAGTAACGGATAATGGGTCCAACTTTGTAAAAGCATTCAAGGAGTTTGGTTGTAAAATTAAGACATCAAACAATGATTCAGACACAGACTCCGATggaggtatattatacataaattattttataataattgattttataactgCCAATGgatcaatatatttagatatggACAAAGACCTTAACGAAGACAATGAGTTATCATTTTTGGTTGTTGATGAAAATGATGATGGTGACATCCTACTACCCCAACATTTACGTTGTGCATCACATACACTTAGTCTATTAGCGACAACAGATTTCCAGAACATATTAAAGAATTCAAATGCCAAAAAGTACCATCATCCAGCATTATCAAAATGTTCGACCTTATGGAATTTGTCACGAAAACCGAAATCATCAGaagttattagtaatataattaattgttcttTAATATATCCTGTTATTACAAGATGGAATTCATTATATGATTCCATAtcacaattaattaaacataaagcaAAATTAAACACATTGACTAGAGATTTAGGTTTAAAGTATCAATTTAACGAAACTGACATAAGTTATTTGActgaatttgttttattaatgaaacctATCGCTTGTGCTCTGGATCATCTACAAAGCGaatcaaatttttactatGGCCATTTAATTCCtactttattttcattgaaaagtcgattactaatattaaaggAACAACATTTGCGTTATACTTTCACTTTTATCGATCCATTAATAACCTC
Proteins encoded in this region:
- the LOC126552751 gene encoding zinc finger BED domain-containing protein 4-like; its protein translation is MTNSRQLKVNNLFPSNIGGLKQTQYENNLVNFIVNNMKPISITENKDFQKLILDLDPNIKMISRRTVGRRINDNYNNVLNSLKLFFQTHCEVRVCTTADIWSTKHRSFIGITAHWIDDKTLGRHSCVLACQRFFGAHTFDKIGEIMVDIFSKFNLSNDNIVSTVTDNGSNFVKAFKEFGCKIKTSNNDSDTDSDGDMDKDLNEDNELSFLVVDENDDGDILLPQHLRCASHTLSLLATTDFQNILKNSNAKKYHHPALSKCSTLWNLSRKPKSSEVISNIINCSLIYPVITRWNSLYDSISQLIKHKAKLNTLTRDLGLKYQFNETDISYLTEFVLLMKPIACALDHLQSESNFYYGHLIPTLFSLKSRLLILKEQHLRYTFTFIDPLITSLEKRFKLYFDLSPEVDEAILASCFHPTFKLRWIPEHDEIMKNRVKNLCINIAEKYIENSSHTEFSVDNVDDEDFLIFSSQEQCFDSRANLEVVQFFNNKNKALTCLDSYPTIKKLFIRYNTSLPSSAPVERLFSFAGFIHAPNRSNLSNTNFEKLVFLKGNDIYR